The Canis lupus baileyi chromosome 26, mCanLup2.hap1, whole genome shotgun sequence DNA window GGGGCGGCCGGCGTGGCGGGCATGGGGCCGCACCTGAGCCCCAGCCTGAGCCCGCTCGGGGGGCAGGCGGCCGGGGCCATGGGCGGCCTCGCCCCCTACGCCAACATGAACTCCATGAGCCCCATGTACGGGCAGGCGGGCCTGAGCCGCGCGCGCGACCCCAAGACGTACCGGCGCAGCTACACGCACGCCAAGCCGCCCTACTCGTACATCTCGCTCATCACCATGGCCATCCAGCAGAGCCCCAACAAGATGCTGACGCTGAGCGAGATCTACCAGTGGATCATGgacctcttccccttctaccGGCAGAACCAGCAGCGCTGGCAGAACTCCATCCGCCACTCGCTGTCCTTCAACGACTGCTTCCTCAAGGTGCCGCGCTCGCCCGACAAGCCCGGCAAGGGCTCCTTCTGGACCCTGCACCCCGACTCGGGCAACATGTTCGAGAACGGCTGCTACTTGCGCCGCCAGAAGCGCTTCAAGTGCGAGAAGCAGCTGGCCCTGAAGGAGGCCtcgggggccgcgggcgggggcaAGAAGGCGACCGCGGCGGCCCAGGCCTCGCAGGGTCAGCTCGGGGAGGCCGCCGGGCCGGCCTCTGAGACTGCGGCGGGCACCGAGTCGCCCCACTCGAGCGCCTCTCCGTGCCAGGAGCACAAGCGAGGGCCCCTGGGAGAGCTGAAGGGGACGCCGGCCGCGGCCCTGAGCCCCCCGGAGCCGGCGCCCTCGccggggcagcagcagcagcagcagcagcagcagcaggcggCCGCCCACCTGCTGGGCCCTCCGCACCACCCCGGCCTGCCGCCGGAGGCCCACCTTAAGCCCGAGCACCACTACGCCTTCAACCACCCCTTCTCCATCAACAACCTCATGTCCTCGGAGCAGCAGCACCaccacagccaccaccaccatcaaccCCACAAAATGGACCTCAAGGCCTATGAACAGGTGATGCACTACCCTGGCTACGGTTCCCCGATGCCGGGGAGCCTGGCCATGGGCCCGGTCACGAACAAAGCCGGCCTGGACGCATCGCCCCTGGCCGCAGACACCTCCTACTACCAGGGAGTGTACTCCCGGCCCATAATGAACTCCTCTTAAGAAGACCCCGACAGCGGGCTAGCCTGGGACAGGGACAAGAGAGAGGAAATGGGGCGGAGAGTTTGAAGAAGGGGTGTTGTTGGAGAGatccaaggaagaagaaaaccatcacatccccacccccaggacagCAGTCTCCCCTCACCCTCTGCAGCTCTCCCTCCCAAATAGATGGGCCACACTGATATTATTCTATATAAGGAGGGAAGGCAAGAAGACAAAcagtcaaaacaaaaaacaaaaaagaggaagaaaagagcaaaaaGCCTCCGATCTCCACTGCTGTGTAGACGCCTGCTTCTTTTAAGCATTTGCGAGTTCTGATTTTTCATTGTCATCTTCTCCTCCATTGCTGCTGTTGCAGGGAAGTCTTactttattaaaacaacaacaacaacaacaacaaaacagaaaacaaaaaaaacccacaaactttTGTGAGTGACTCAGTGTAAAACCATGTAGTTTTAACAGAGAAACAGAGTTGTactattgtttaaaaagaaaaaaaaaagatgtaagggTCTGTTGTAAatgaccaagaaaaagaaaaaaaaaatgcattcccaTTCTTGACACGGTGAAATCCAGGTCTCGGGTCTGATTAATTTATGGTTTCTGCGTGTTTTATTTATGGCTTATAAATGTGTGTTCTGGCTGGAAGCGCCAGA harbors:
- the FOXA2 gene encoding hepatocyte nuclear factor 3-beta isoform X2; amino-acid sequence: MLGAVKMEGHEPSDWSSYYAEPEGYSSVSNMNASLGMNGMNTYMSMSAAAMGSGSGNMSAGSMNMSSYVGAGMSPSLAGMSPGAGAMASMGGSAGAAGVAGMGPHLSPSLSPLGGQAAGAMGGLAPYANMNSMSPMYGQAGLSRARDPKTYRRSYTHAKPPYSYISLITMAIQQSPNKMLTLSEIYQWIMDLFPFYRQNQQRWQNSIRHSLSFNDCFLKVPRSPDKPGKGSFWTLHPDSGNMFENGCYLRRQKRFKCEKQLALKEASGAAGGGKKATAAAQASQGQLGEAAGPASETAAGTESPHSSASPCQEHKRGPLGELKGTPAAALSPPEPAPSPGQQQQQQQQQQAAAHLLGPPHHPGLPPEAHLKPEHHYAFNHPFSINNLMSSEQQHHHSHHHHQPHKMDLKAYEQVMHYPGYGSPMPGSLAMGPVTNKAGLDASPLAADTSYYQGVYSRPIMNSS
- the FOXA2 gene encoding hepatocyte nuclear factor 3-beta isoform X1, which produces MHSASSMLGAVKMEGHEPSDWSSYYAEPEGYSSVSNMNASLGMNGMNTYMSMSAAAMGSGSGNMSAGSMNMSSYVGAGMSPSLAGMSPGAGAMASMGGSAGAAGVAGMGPHLSPSLSPLGGQAAGAMGGLAPYANMNSMSPMYGQAGLSRARDPKTYRRSYTHAKPPYSYISLITMAIQQSPNKMLTLSEIYQWIMDLFPFYRQNQQRWQNSIRHSLSFNDCFLKVPRSPDKPGKGSFWTLHPDSGNMFENGCYLRRQKRFKCEKQLALKEASGAAGGGKKATAAAQASQGQLGEAAGPASETAAGTESPHSSASPCQEHKRGPLGELKGTPAAALSPPEPAPSPGQQQQQQQQQQAAAHLLGPPHHPGLPPEAHLKPEHHYAFNHPFSINNLMSSEQQHHHSHHHHQPHKMDLKAYEQVMHYPGYGSPMPGSLAMGPVTNKAGLDASPLAADTSYYQGVYSRPIMNSS